One Exiguobacterium sp. BMC-KP genomic window, AGACACGTACTTCGAGTGTCATCGCCCGTAAACCAAGTGTTCGACCGACTGCGATCAATGCCGTTAGCAGATCTTCCCCGAGTCCTTGTCCGCGATGTGACTGCTTGACGGCGATATTCGTAATATGACCTTCATCCGCGATATGCCACAGACCAGCAAATCCAACGATGCCGTCTTGATCGGCAACGACATAATAGGCATTCGGATTTTGTGTCATTTCTGCTTTAAAAGCATCAAGCGTCCAGGGTGTCGCAAACGATTC contains:
- the rimI gene encoding ribosomal protein S18-alanine N-acetyltransferase, whose protein sequence is MSKIIRRMTVHDAAGVHAVELESFATPWTLDAFKAEMTQNPNAYYVVADQDGIVGFAGLWHIADEGHITNIAVKQSHRGQGLGEDLLTALIAVGRTLGLRAMTLEVRVSNTPARTLYEKLGFQYVGVRKRYYQDNNEDAAIYWLELEGEDL